A genomic segment from Lignipirellula cremea encodes:
- a CDS encoding HzsA-related protein, which yields MHARNEWMRPVVIRSVLGSALVISGFLAIAMAAENTPEVAPPRPDKAMYLQPINLQVPRLDEDKTVAYDFDIVYVRTPRQGDDKVSKWAEIAHPVSMDAGGDLMLLHPNGEEEVLVEGGPGSVADPVISLDGEWVYYSLLHDLKVNWAGKHAVAGADIYKLHLPTRKIVQLTQQQFTPNLGAADWSSDFRTGEPGKTHLDYGVFNMGCCPLPDGRLVFTSNRNAFTPPKHNGPTMQLFVMDDDGSNVECIGHMNMGMALHPIVLQDGRILFSTLESQGLRSNLLWGLWSIQPDGANWGPVISAFDTGGAPNAFHFQTQLSDGSIIAEEYYNQNNSGFGAFFKLPPSPASGYAGFGPGRLADNPSLRFGRFYNGKPKLYRLPFTPYGMESLTRFANNGEGPSDYSDLQDRSSPTVGKFTHPSAAPDNHLLTVYTPGPANHQNGLKQPAIDGGLYLIKSGAPIDEPAQMRLIKNDPRYNEQWPRAVVSYERIHGQKQPQVIKPLANDGSLSPHLPAGTPFGLVGTSSMYKRESYPEGGLAPGSVTAGYIEEQDRTGLGGLDPFNTSQNGASLNWFNQGAEAGRYTNDDVHAIRILAMEPTTDRHRGENSGKRFYSHAQERLRVLGEIPVRKFVDGKQPIDPDGHPDTSFLAKIPADTAFTFQTLDRRGMVLNMAQTWHQLRPGEVRQDCGGCHAHSQQPTPFAETVAAQADYKVFDLTQETPLLAARADAPAGPQWDTDQETGLKQVPQAAVDVEYFRDVQPILQRSCVGCHSSKEGKTPAGNLDLDADAEWVNQSNRGNWPGTYYRLAADDRAEFGHKPLIHNGAWRQTNASRYIRKFQSRRSLLVWKLYGERLDGWENDDFPSAEKPGDPETLQHRGEKLENTQANRDRSDLDFRGQAMPPAAAIAAGKAVALSDQERRTIVRWIDLGCPVDLDHDPSDPSASRFGWLCDDQRPTLTLTSPVRGENGPLSQILLGVYDYGSGLDPDSLSVKTDFAVNGAAAGQELAGDLVDHGDGRFSLQLKQPLSSLAAGRITVSVKDRDGNLTQVDRTFTIKPAPAR from the coding sequence ATGCACGCCCGTAACGAGTGGATGCGGCCAGTGGTGATCAGGAGCGTGCTCGGGAGTGCGCTCGTTATCAGCGGTTTTCTGGCGATTGCGATGGCGGCGGAAAATACGCCGGAGGTCGCCCCGCCCCGTCCTGACAAGGCCATGTACCTGCAGCCAATCAACCTGCAGGTTCCCCGCCTGGACGAGGATAAAACGGTCGCGTACGACTTCGACATTGTGTACGTGCGCACCCCGCGACAGGGAGACGACAAGGTCAGCAAGTGGGCCGAGATCGCCCATCCCGTGTCAATGGATGCGGGCGGCGATTTGATGCTGCTGCACCCCAACGGGGAAGAGGAAGTCCTGGTCGAAGGCGGCCCCGGTTCGGTCGCTGATCCGGTCATTTCCCTCGATGGCGAATGGGTCTACTACTCGCTGCTGCACGATTTAAAGGTCAACTGGGCCGGCAAGCACGCTGTGGCCGGGGCCGATATCTACAAGCTGCATCTGCCCACGCGGAAGATCGTGCAGTTGACGCAGCAGCAGTTTACGCCCAACCTGGGCGCCGCCGACTGGTCGAGCGATTTCCGCACGGGCGAACCGGGAAAAACGCATCTCGATTACGGCGTGTTCAACATGGGCTGCTGCCCGTTACCCGACGGTCGCCTGGTGTTCACCAGCAACCGGAATGCGTTTACTCCGCCCAAGCATAACGGCCCCACGATGCAGCTGTTTGTGATGGACGACGACGGCTCTAATGTGGAGTGCATCGGCCATATGAACATGGGGATGGCGCTGCATCCGATCGTGCTGCAGGACGGCCGCATTCTGTTCAGCACGCTGGAAAGCCAGGGACTGCGGAGCAACCTGCTGTGGGGCCTGTGGAGTATCCAGCCCGACGGCGCCAACTGGGGGCCGGTGATCAGCGCGTTCGATACGGGCGGGGCGCCGAACGCCTTCCATTTCCAGACGCAGCTGTCTGACGGCTCGATCATCGCCGAGGAATACTACAACCAGAATAACAGCGGCTTTGGCGCCTTCTTCAAGCTGCCGCCGTCGCCGGCCAGCGGCTACGCCGGCTTCGGTCCCGGGCGATTGGCCGATAACCCTTCCCTGCGGTTCGGGCGTTTCTATAACGGCAAGCCGAAGTTGTACCGTCTGCCGTTTACTCCCTACGGGATGGAGTCGCTGACCCGTTTCGCCAACAACGGCGAAGGCCCTTCCGATTACTCGGATCTGCAGGACCGCAGTTCGCCGACGGTCGGCAAGTTCACGCATCCTTCCGCGGCGCCGGACAACCACCTGTTGACCGTGTACACGCCCGGTCCGGCCAACCATCAGAACGGACTGAAACAGCCAGCCATCGATGGCGGCCTGTACCTGATTAAAAGCGGCGCCCCGATCGACGAACCGGCGCAAATGCGTCTGATCAAAAACGACCCACGCTACAACGAGCAGTGGCCTCGGGCGGTTGTCTCCTACGAACGGATCCACGGCCAGAAGCAGCCGCAGGTCATCAAACCGCTGGCGAACGACGGCTCGCTGTCGCCCCACCTGCCGGCCGGCACGCCGTTTGGCCTGGTCGGTACGTCCAGCATGTACAAACGGGAGAGCTATCCCGAAGGCGGCCTCGCTCCCGGCAGCGTGACGGCCGGTTACATCGAAGAGCAGGATCGGACCGGCCTGGGCGGACTTGACCCATTCAACACTTCACAGAACGGCGCTTCGCTCAACTGGTTCAACCAGGGGGCCGAAGCGGGCCGCTATACGAACGACGATGTTCATGCCATTCGCATCCTGGCGATGGAGCCAACCACCGACCGCCATCGTGGCGAGAACAGCGGCAAACGCTTCTACTCGCACGCCCAGGAGCGGCTGCGGGTGCTGGGCGAAATCCCGGTGCGGAAGTTTGTCGACGGCAAGCAGCCGATCGACCCCGACGGCCATCCTGACACCAGCTTCCTGGCGAAGATTCCGGCCGATACGGCCTTTACCTTTCAAACGCTCGACCGTCGGGGGATGGTGCTGAACATGGCCCAGACCTGGCATCAGCTGCGGCCGGGCGAAGTGCGGCAGGACTGCGGCGGCTGCCACGCCCATAGCCAGCAGCCCACGCCGTTTGCGGAAACGGTCGCCGCCCAGGCGGATTACAAGGTGTTTGATCTGACGCAGGAGACGCCCCTGCTGGCCGCCCGGGCCGATGCGCCGGCGGGCCCTCAGTGGGACACCGACCAGGAGACGGGATTGAAGCAGGTCCCCCAGGCGGCCGTCGATGTGGAGTACTTTCGCGACGTCCAGCCGATTCTGCAGCGCAGCTGCGTCGGTTGCCATTCATCGAAGGAAGGCAAAACGCCGGCCGGGAATCTGGATCTCGATGCGGATGCGGAATGGGTCAACCAGTCGAATCGCGGCAACTGGCCCGGCACGTATTATCGCCTGGCGGCTGACGATCGGGCCGAGTTCGGCCACAAGCCGCTGATCCATAACGGCGCCTGGCGGCAGACGAACGCCTCGCGGTATATCCGCAAGTTCCAGTCCCGCCGGAGTCTGCTGGTGTGGAAGCTATACGGTGAGCGGCTCGACGGCTGGGAGAACGACGACTTCCCCTCTGCCGAGAAGCCGGGCGATCCCGAAACGCTGCAGCATCGGGGCGAGAAGCTTGAGAACACCCAGGCGAATCGCGACCGGTCGGACCTCGACTTCCGCGGGCAGGCGATGCCGCCGGCAGCCGCAATCGCGGCCGGCAAAGCGGTGGCCCTGAGCGACCAGGAACGCCGCACGATCGTCCGCTGGATTGATCTGGGTTGCCCGGTCGACCTGGATCATGACCCGTCCGATCCGTCCGCCAGCCGGTTCGGCTGGCTCTGCGACGACCAGCGACCCACGCTGACGCTGACCTCGCCTGTGCGGGGCGAGAATGGCCCGCTGTCGCAGATTCTGTTGGGCGTGTACGACTACGGGTCCGGACTGGATCCAGACAGCCTGAGCGTGAAGACGGACTTCGCCGTGAATGGAGCCGCCGCCGGTCAAGAGCTGGCAGGGGATCTGGTCGACCACGGAGACGGCCGCTTCTCACTGCAGCTGAAGCAGCCGCTGTCGTCCCTCGCCGCCGGCCGGATCACGGTCTCGGTGAAAGATCGGGACGGCAACCTGACGCAGGTCGATCGCACCTTTACGATCAAGCCGGCGCCAGCACGCTGA
- a CDS encoding ubiquitin-conjugating enzyme E2 — protein MIRFSCSTCGKTFVVGDDLAGRSASCKACGGPIVVPDRHALPEPEAPPIVKKKPPVRIRRLQADAEQIRQTLHNFPLIRVYKTTGDPPEMYQIIYRIRGLTRGPTGPVVREGHVVEIQLTHEYPRQSPKCRMLTPVFHPNIEPAMICVGDHWTAGERLIDLIIRIGEMIAYQAYNLRSPLDGEAAMWADQNAHRLPTDHRDLHPPDA, from the coding sequence ATGATTCGATTCTCCTGTTCTACCTGCGGAAAGACGTTTGTCGTCGGCGATGATCTCGCTGGGCGGTCGGCTTCCTGCAAAGCTTGCGGCGGCCCGATTGTGGTTCCCGACCGCCATGCGCTGCCGGAACCGGAAGCTCCCCCGATCGTCAAGAAAAAGCCGCCCGTCCGCATCCGCCGCCTGCAGGCCGACGCGGAGCAGATCCGGCAGACCCTGCACAACTTTCCGCTGATCAGGGTCTACAAAACCACCGGCGATCCGCCCGAGATGTACCAGATCATCTACCGCATTCGCGGTCTCACACGGGGACCGACAGGACCGGTTGTGCGGGAAGGTCATGTCGTGGAAATCCAGCTCACGCACGAATATCCGCGGCAAAGCCCCAAGTGCCGCATGCTGACGCCGGTGTTCCATCCCAATATTGAGCCGGCCATGATCTGCGTCGGCGATCACTGGACAGCGGGCGAACGGCTGATCGATCTGATCATCCGCATCGGAGAAATGATCGCTTACCAGGCGTACAACCTGCGCAGCCCGCTCGACGGGGAAGCCGCCATGTGGGCGGACCAGAACGCCCATCGTCTGCCGACCGACCACCGCGATCTGCACCCGCCCGACGCCTGA
- a CDS encoding PIG-L deacetylase family protein, whose amino-acid sequence MTAVPKLLILGAHPDDAEYHAGGLAAIYRSLGRPVKLVSVTNGGAGHHRLASEELVRTRRAEAKAAGDVIGAEYVTWDFPDGGLQPTLEVRDRIIREIRTWQPDLVLTHRINDYHPDHRAVGQAVQDASYMVTVPLVVTDTPYLRKDPVVAYMTDLFTRPCPLEPQITIDITPHVDEVVAMLACHACQVFDFLPYNHNIDPPPTAEPARRNWLRDWFRSRSSFPRCERFRDALIAAYGQERGSQIEFAEFYEISEYAASLSDQEKDRLFPQAGQTEV is encoded by the coding sequence ATGACCGCCGTCCCCAAGTTACTAATTCTGGGAGCCCATCCCGACGACGCCGAGTATCACGCCGGAGGGCTGGCCGCGATCTACCGCAGCCTGGGACGCCCCGTCAAATTGGTTTCCGTCACCAACGGCGGCGCAGGACATCATCGTCTGGCTTCCGAGGAGCTTGTCCGCACCCGGCGGGCCGAAGCCAAGGCGGCCGGCGACGTCATCGGGGCCGAATACGTCACCTGGGATTTCCCCGACGGCGGACTGCAGCCCACGCTGGAAGTTCGCGACCGTATCATCCGTGAGATTCGCACCTGGCAACCCGATCTGGTCCTCACCCATCGGATTAACGACTACCATCCCGACCACAGGGCGGTCGGCCAGGCCGTGCAGGACGCATCCTACATGGTCACCGTGCCGCTGGTCGTGACCGACACGCCGTATCTGCGTAAAGATCCTGTCGTAGCCTACATGACCGACCTGTTCACCCGACCGTGCCCGCTGGAGCCGCAGATAACCATCGACATTACGCCCCACGTCGACGAAGTGGTAGCGATGCTGGCCTGCCATGCCTGCCAGGTGTTTGACTTTTTGCCGTACAACCACAACATTGATCCGCCGCCGACCGCAGAGCCCGCCCGTCGCAACTGGCTCCGCGACTGGTTCCGCTCCCGCTCCAGCTTCCCGCGCTGCGAACGTTTTCGCGACGCCCTGATCGCCGCCTACGGCCAGGAGCGCGGGTCTCAAATCGAGTTCGCCGAATTCTACGAAATCAGCGAATACGCGGCCTCCCTCAGCGACCAGGAGAAAGACCGCCTGTTCCCCCAGGCTGGACAGACCGAAGTCTGA
- a CDS encoding GspE/PulE family protein: MAKKKKESFVDILIRRGSLSLDQASEASQMAREAGISVQDALLKVGYARSDEVMRAVAEEHDLEYVDLNEITIPDNVIEMVPESVARENVILPMAEFDGSLKIILSDPRDVKTMENLTFILNRSVSPALAPRENILEAINRYYGQIEGESADSMLQEFTDTAIDFTETTDDDLSSGEVVDENSAPLVRLVHMMISEAVQRRASDIHVEPFEERVRIRYRIDGVLHERDNVPRRLLGALVSRIKILAKLDIAERRRPQDGRIKVTVGEKELDLRVSTIPTNHGQSVVMRLLDKDNIKISTRQLGLSERDYDRFQGLIKRPNGIILVTGPTGSGKTTTLYASLNALNRPDRKIITAEDPVEYYLPGINQVEIRHDIGLDFARVIKAMLRQAPNIILVGEMRDQETASMGIQASLTGHLVLSTLHTNDAPSAVTRMIDIGVPGYLVASSVIAIMAQRLVRTICPKCKVPYTPKESVLAEAGIPPELAAKASFARGKGCGNCQKKGYRGRLGIYELLMVTSKIRELIFDDADTAEIRKMAISQGMSTLYADGMDKVMRGITSFEEVYRVAKKTEQDDMALQAMFARN; encoded by the coding sequence ATGGCTAAAAAGAAGAAGGAATCCTTCGTTGACATTCTGATCCGCCGCGGCTCTCTGAGCCTGGATCAGGCGTCCGAGGCCAGTCAGATGGCCCGCGAGGCAGGCATCTCCGTGCAGGACGCGCTGCTTAAGGTCGGCTATGCCCGCTCCGACGAGGTGATGCGGGCGGTGGCCGAAGAGCACGACCTGGAATATGTCGACCTGAATGAAATCACCATTCCCGACAATGTGATCGAAATGGTTCCCGAATCGGTCGCGCGGGAAAATGTCATCCTGCCGATGGCGGAGTTCGATGGCTCGCTCAAAATCATTCTGAGCGACCCGCGCGACGTCAAAACGATGGAGAACCTGACCTTCATTCTGAACCGGTCGGTTTCTCCCGCCCTCGCCCCCCGCGAAAATATCCTCGAAGCGATTAACCGCTATTACGGGCAGATCGAAGGGGAATCGGCGGACTCCATGCTGCAGGAGTTTACCGATACGGCGATCGACTTTACAGAAACCACCGACGACGACCTGTCCAGCGGCGAAGTCGTCGACGAGAACAGCGCCCCCCTCGTCCGGCTGGTGCATATGATGATTAGCGAGGCCGTGCAGCGACGAGCCTCTGATATTCATGTCGAACCGTTCGAAGAGCGGGTCCGCATCCGCTACCGGATCGACGGCGTGTTGCACGAGCGGGATAACGTCCCCCGGCGACTGCTGGGCGCCCTGGTCTCCCGTATCAAAATTCTCGCCAAGCTCGATATCGCGGAACGCCGGCGCCCCCAGGACGGGCGGATCAAAGTTACCGTAGGCGAGAAAGAGCTCGACCTGCGGGTGAGCACCATTCCGACCAACCACGGCCAGTCAGTCGTCATGCGACTGCTCGATAAAGACAATATCAAAATCAGCACCCGGCAGCTGGGTCTTTCGGAGCGGGACTACGACCGGTTCCAGGGTCTGATCAAACGGCCGAATGGGATCATCCTGGTGACGGGCCCCACGGGTTCGGGGAAGACGACCACCCTGTATGCATCCCTGAACGCCCTGAACCGCCCTGACCGAAAAATCATTACCGCCGAAGACCCGGTGGAATACTACCTGCCGGGGATCAACCAGGTGGAGATCCGGCACGACATTGGCCTCGACTTCGCCAGGGTGATCAAAGCGATGCTGCGGCAGGCGCCCAATATTATTCTGGTCGGAGAAATGCGAGATCAGGAAACCGCTTCGATGGGGATTCAAGCGAGTTTAACTGGACACCTGGTTCTTAGTACTCTCCATACGAACGATGCGCCCAGTGCTGTAACACGCATGATCGATATCGGTGTTCCCGGATATCTGGTCGCAAGTAGCGTTATCGCCATCATGGCACAGCGTCTTGTGCGGACAATTTGCCCCAAATGCAAGGTGCCCTACACCCCCAAGGAGAGCGTTCTGGCTGAAGCTGGCATTCCCCCGGAGCTGGCCGCTAAAGCCAGTTTTGCTCGCGGCAAAGGTTGCGGAAATTGCCAGAAGAAGGGGTACCGCGGACGTCTGGGGATTTATGAGCTGCTGATGGTTACCTCCAAAATTCGCGAGTTAATCTTCGACGACGCGGACACGGCTGAGATCCGCAAGATGGCGATCAGTCAGGGGATGTCGACCCTTTATGCCGATGGGATGGACAAGGTCATGCGGGGGATCACCAGTTTTGAAGAGGTCTACCGTGTGGCGAAGAAAACCGAGCAGGACGATATGGCCCTGCAGGCGATGTTCGCCCGGAATTAG
- a CDS encoding type IV pilus twitching motility protein PilT encodes MAGQILIDKLLSAAIKQGTSDIHITTGQPPVFRLHGRMRKLETKVLEPEDTVQLMKSIAPERCQRELQENGSSDFGFAFGDQARFRVSIFKQRGHVAMVLRQIPNDMLTPEQLGLPETVKKLVMRPRGLFLVTGPTGSGKSTTLASLVNFINETVDHHIITIEDPIEFFHYHKKSTVNQREVGVDVPSFSEAIRRALRQDPDVILVGEMRDLETIEAAISAAETGHVVFGTLHTNSAQGTINRIIDAFPGNLQDQVRTQLSTSIIGVVAQTLLPKIGGGRCAAYEILVVTSSVANLIRENKTFRINSAIQTGAKFGMQLMDDALFKLWRDAKVTMEDCLGKSHNPDELAKRIANYHRMIEEQGGEVSKTQ; translated from the coding sequence ATGGCCGGTCAAATCCTCATCGACAAATTGCTCTCCGCTGCCATCAAGCAGGGGACGAGCGATATTCATATCACCACCGGCCAGCCGCCTGTGTTTCGCCTGCATGGGCGAATGCGCAAGCTGGAAACGAAAGTGCTGGAGCCGGAAGACACGGTGCAACTCATGAAAAGCATCGCGCCGGAGCGTTGCCAGCGGGAGCTGCAGGAAAACGGCAGTTCCGACTTTGGTTTTGCTTTTGGCGACCAGGCCCGTTTTCGCGTTTCGATTTTCAAGCAGCGCGGCCATGTGGCGATGGTGCTGCGACAAATCCCCAACGACATGCTCACTCCGGAGCAGTTGGGTTTGCCTGAAACGGTGAAAAAACTGGTGATGCGTCCTCGTGGTCTGTTTCTGGTGACCGGTCCGACCGGTTCCGGCAAGAGCACCACGCTGGCGAGTCTGGTGAACTTTATTAATGAAACAGTGGATCATCATATTATTACGATTGAAGATCCGATTGAATTTTTCCACTACCACAAAAAGTCGACCGTCAACCAGCGTGAAGTGGGCGTCGACGTCCCTTCCTTTTCCGAAGCCATTCGCCGCGCTTTGCGGCAGGATCCTGATGTGATCCTGGTGGGGGAAATGCGAGATCTGGAAACGATCGAAGCGGCCATTAGCGCGGCCGAAACGGGCCACGTGGTGTTTGGCACGCTGCATACCAACAGCGCCCAGGGCACGATCAACCGTATTATCGATGCGTTTCCCGGGAACCTGCAGGATCAGGTCCGCACCCAGCTTTCCACCTCGATTATTGGCGTGGTCGCCCAGACCCTGCTGCCCAAGATCGGCGGCGGTCGCTGTGCGGCGTACGAGATCCTGGTGGTGACTTCCAGCGTGGCCAACCTGATTCGCGAGAACAAAACGTTCCGCATCAACTCGGCGATCCAGACGGGAGCCAAGTTCGGCATGCAGCTGATGGACGACGCCTTGTTCAAGCTCTGGCGCGACGCCAAAGTCACCATGGAAGATTGCCTGGGCAAGTCGCATAACCCGGACGAACTGGCGAAGCGTATCGCCAACTACCACCGTATGATCGAAGAGCAAGGCGGCGAAGTCTCGAAAACCCAGTAA
- a CDS encoding GspE/PulE family protein produces MAARRIGQIFVDLGFISDDQLEVLLEEQKQNPGQMLGRLGMEMNMVTDEQLAQALAEQMRMQVVSLDDVVIPQAVLEAITDTMAQMYRVVPVLLENDVLTVATSEPQNLQVTDELRQFLGYEVRLVVATEQEINTAIAKHYADDSDSILGIIQDMEADVDLKKAAEELSSDGPIDITSMEALADSAPVRKLLNMVLLLAIKDHASDVHFEPFEDEFRIRIKADGVLYEMVPPPRHLAFAITTRIKVMANLDIAERRMPQDGRIELTVGGHPVDLRVSVLPTLFGESVVMRVLDRSVVSLNLNKVGMNEETIAGFRTIMTKPNGIVLVTGPTGSGKTTTLYSALSALNDIEDKLITTEDPVEYDIEGIIQIPIDADMGVTFAACLRAILRQDPDTILVGEIRDLETAEIAIQAALTGHLVFSTLHTNDAPSTITRLKDMGVPTFMISATVEAILAQRLVRRICAQCREPIEVGEDQLQELGLKLEDVLDKKFYRGRGCDICNNGGYKGRVGLFELMVMNDHLREMVMTKSSTDDMRDAARNFGMVTLRDAGLKTAFEGVTTIDEVIRETIVDA; encoded by the coding sequence ATGGCCGCCCGACGTATCGGTCAAATCTTTGTCGACCTTGGATTCATCTCCGACGATCAGCTCGAGGTTCTGCTAGAAGAGCAAAAGCAGAACCCCGGGCAGATGCTAGGTCGGCTGGGGATGGAAATGAACATGGTCACCGACGAGCAGCTGGCCCAGGCGCTCGCCGAACAAATGCGCATGCAGGTGGTCAGCCTCGACGACGTGGTGATACCCCAGGCAGTGCTGGAAGCCATCACCGACACCATGGCGCAAATGTATCGCGTGGTGCCGGTCCTGCTGGAAAACGACGTACTGACCGTCGCCACCAGCGAACCCCAGAACCTGCAGGTGACCGACGAGCTGCGCCAGTTCCTGGGCTATGAGGTTCGCCTGGTCGTCGCGACCGAGCAAGAGATCAACACGGCGATCGCCAAGCATTACGCCGACGATTCCGACAGCATCCTGGGCATTATCCAGGACATGGAAGCCGACGTCGATCTGAAAAAGGCCGCCGAAGAGCTGTCCAGCGACGGCCCCATCGATATCACCAGCATGGAAGCCCTGGCCGATAGCGCGCCGGTCCGCAAGCTGCTGAACATGGTGCTGCTGCTGGCCATTAAAGATCACGCCAGCGACGTGCACTTTGAACCGTTTGAAGACGAGTTCCGCATCCGCATCAAAGCCGACGGCGTGCTTTACGAAATGGTCCCGCCGCCCCGGCATCTGGCGTTTGCCATTACCACCCGTATTAAAGTGATGGCGAATCTCGACATCGCCGAACGCCGTATGCCGCAGGACGGTCGCATTGAACTGACGGTCGGCGGCCACCCTGTCGACTTGCGGGTGAGCGTGCTGCCGACGCTTTTTGGCGAGAGCGTGGTCATGCGAGTGCTGGATCGCTCGGTCGTGTCGCTGAACCTGAACAAGGTCGGCATGAACGAAGAAACGATCGCCGGCTTCCGCACCATCATGACCAAGCCCAACGGCATTGTGCTGGTGACGGGGCCGACCGGCTCCGGCAAAACCACCACGCTGTACTCAGCCTTGAGCGCCCTGAACGATATCGAAGACAAACTGATCACCACCGAAGACCCGGTGGAATACGACATCGAAGGCATCATTCAAATCCCGATTGACGCCGACATGGGCGTCACCTTTGCCGCCTGCCTGCGAGCCATTTTGCGGCAGGATCCCGATACGATCCTGGTGGGAGAGATCCGCGATCTGGAAACGGCCGAAATCGCCATCCAGGCCGCACTCACCGGGCACCTGGTGTTCAGCACGCTGCACACTAATGACGCTCCCAGCACGATTACCCGCCTGAAAGATATGGGCGTGCCGACCTTTATGATCAGCGCCACGGTCGAAGCGATCCTGGCCCAGCGGCTGGTGCGACGCATTTGCGCCCAGTGCCGCGAACCGATCGAAGTCGGCGAAGACCAGCTGCAGGAGCTGGGCCTTAAGCTGGAAGACGTCCTGGATAAAAAGTTCTATCGCGGCCGGGGTTGCGATATCTGCAACAACGGCGGCTACAAAGGCCGCGTCGGCCTGTTCGAACTGATGGTGATGAACGACCATCTACGGGAAATGGTGATGACCAAATCCTCGACCGACGACATGCGCGATGCGGCCCGTAACTTCGGCATGGTGACCCTCCGCGACGCCGGTTTGAAAACGGCCTTCGAAGGCGTCACCACGATCGATGAAGTGATTCGCGAAACCATTGTCGACGCTTAG
- a CDS encoding type II secretion system F family protein produces MPTYQFEAMDAKGEEIKDVIEAASQDDAQATIRQMGYFVTKIAVQKGEAATAGKKKAGKTFVIGGVSGKIKTLFTRQLSILQDAGLPILRSLRILEQQAAPGALKNSLIDVIEEIESGSTLSEAMAKSPKVFDRLYVNMIRAGEAGGALEIILRRLAEFMERAQTLKKTVQGAMIYPVVVVLVAVGILTFIMIGIVPTFNKMFQDFELELPLATTILIKTSEKMLTLVWFIPLVPVALFIFVKLVTRFKPGRMGFHQFLLQLPVIGKLIEKNILARTTRTLGTLVSSGVPILEALTITRETSNNAVFERMYARVTDAIREGETINKPMRIHSYYGFHPVALFFWGMMCVWPLVVLPGIYWDPFVFQVAGVMTILQMMMWGFWYRRKTQSRIVDELVVNMVGVGEETGELDTMLYKVADYYDEEVRTLTDGMMKLIEPMLIVFLGGAVGFIVISLFMPLVSLITGLS; encoded by the coding sequence ATGCCCACCTATCAATTCGAGGCGATGGACGCCAAGGGAGAGGAAATCAAAGATGTGATTGAGGCGGCGAGTCAAGACGACGCGCAAGCAACAATCCGTCAAATGGGCTACTTCGTCACCAAGATTGCGGTGCAAAAAGGCGAAGCAGCGACCGCCGGCAAAAAGAAGGCAGGCAAAACCTTTGTCATCGGCGGCGTGTCGGGCAAAATCAAAACCCTGTTCACTCGCCAGCTCTCCATTCTGCAGGACGCTGGTCTGCCCATCCTTCGCAGCCTGCGAATCCTGGAACAGCAAGCCGCGCCCGGCGCCTTGAAGAACTCCCTGATCGATGTGATCGAAGAAATCGAATCCGGCTCCACGCTGTCGGAAGCGATGGCCAAAAGCCCCAAGGTCTTTGACCGCCTTTATGTCAACATGATCAGGGCCGGTGAAGCGGGCGGCGCCCTGGAAATCATTCTGCGGCGTCTGGCCGAGTTCATGGAACGGGCCCAGACCCTGAAGAAAACCGTGCAGGGCGCCATGATCTACCCGGTCGTGGTCGTGCTGGTGGCGGTTGGTATTTTGACGTTCATCATGATTGGTATCGTGCCGACGTTTAATAAAATGTTCCAGGACTTCGAGCTGGAACTCCCGCTGGCGACCACCATTCTGATCAAAACCTCCGAGAAAATGCTGACGCTGGTCTGGTTCATTCCTCTGGTGCCGGTCGCCCTGTTTATCTTTGTCAAACTGGTCACCCGCTTCAAACCAGGGCGGATGGGCTTCCATCAGTTCCTGCTGCAGTTGCCCGTCATTGGCAAGCTGATTGAAAAGAACATTCTGGCCCGCACCACGCGAACGCTGGGCACCCTGGTTTCCTCCGGCGTGCCGATCCTGGAAGCCCTGACCATTACCCGTGAAACTTCCAATAACGCGGTGTTTGAAAGAATGTACGCCCGGGTGACCGACGCCATCCGCGAAGGCGAAACGATCAACAAGCCGATGCGCATCCACTCGTATTACGGCTTCCACCCGGTCGCGCTGTTCTTCTGGGGAATGATGTGCGTCTGGCCGCTGGTCGTGCTGCCCGGCATTTACTGGGATCCGTTCGTGTTCCAGGTAGCGGGCGTGATGACGATCCTGCAGATGATGATGTGGGGCTTCTGGTATCGCCGGAAAACCCAGTCCCGGATTGTCGACGAGCTGGTCGTGAACATGGTCGGCGTCGGTGAAGAGACGGGCGAGCTTGACACCATGCTCTACAAGGTCGCCGACTACTACGACGAAGAAGTTCGCACCCTGACCGACGGTATGATGAAACTGATCGAACCGATGCTGATTGTGTTCCTGGGCGGTGCGGTCGGCTTTATCGTGATCTCGCTGTTTATGCCTTTGGTGAGCCTGATCACGGGCCTGTCCTGA